CCGGGGCCTCGCAGCTGCATCCGCACTCGCAGATAATCGCGACGGCGATGATGCCGCAGCATATGAGGTATGCCCTCATTGAGGCGCAAAGATACTATGACGAGCTCGGCAAGTGCGTCTTCTGTGACATGATAAAATGCGAGCTCGCGGAGAAAGAACGGCTGGTCATGCAGAACGACAAGTTCGTCGCGTTCGTCCCATACGCGGCACTGCTCCCTTACGAGATCTGGATATTGCCGCTCAAGCATTCGACCTCCTTCGCCGACCTCTCCCCCCAGGACACGGGATCGCTCGCCCAGATACTGCGCGACATCCTCGCCAAGTTATATTACGGCCTGAACAACCCCGATTACAATTATTGCATAAGGAGCGTGCCCCATTACTCGGCGTGCGAGCCGTATTACCACTGGCATATACAGATACTTCCGCGCCTTACGACGCCGGCGGGATTTGAGATCGGCTCGGGGATGGCCGTAAATGTCACGCTGCCGGAAGAGTCGGCGAAATTCCTGCGCGAATTCGAGATCGGGACGCCATGAGATCAGCTACCGCGCCGGTATTATTATTCTGTCTGTTATTCCTGCCCGCGGCCGAAGCCGCCTCCGGCAAGACGGTCCCCCCTAAACTCGACGGATGGTACCTGGTCTGGCACGACGAGTTCGACGGCGACAAGGTCGACCCTGTAAAATGGAGGGTTGAAGACGCCGCGCTCGTGAAGAACAAAGAACTGGAATACTATTCTCCGGGGAACGTCTATGTAAAAGACGGAAAGCTTATTTTAAAGAGCGAGAAGAAAGAGCGGGGAGGCCGGCCCTACACCTCGGGGCTTGTCGAGACGAAAGGCAGGTACTCTTTTGAATACGGCCGTGTCGAGGTCCGCGCCAAGCTCCCCGGCACAAAGGGCATGTGGCCTGCCCATTGGATGATGCCGGCGAAGGGCGGGTGGCCCCCGGAGATAGATATAATGGAACTCGTGGGGAGCAAGCCCAACGTGATACACATGACAAACCACTACGGCGAATTCCCGCGCAACCGTTATGACTCAAAGGTCTTCACCGGCCCCGATTACACGAAAGATTTCCACGTCTTCGCGCTTGAATGGGAGGAGGGGGAGCTTCGCTGGTATATAGACGGCGTCCGGCATTTTTCCGTCACGAGGAACGTCCCGCGCGGACCTTTTTATATAATACTCAATACCGCGGTAGGGGGGACGATGCCGAGCAACCCGGACGAGACGACGGTCTTCCCGCAGTATCATGAGATCGACTATGTCCGCGTATACATGAAGGAAATACCCGGGACATATTTTCTTATGACATCTGCCGTGAACGGGAAGATAGCGGTCGAGCCCAGACTTCCGAGATATAACAAGGGCGATAAGGTCAGCGTGGCCGCCGTCCCAGCGATAGGGTATAAATTCGATGGCTGGGGCGGAGACGTCGGTCTCGGCAGAGATAACCCCGCCATCGTCCTGATGAACAGGCACAAGACGATAACCGCGAATTTCACGCCCGACCCCAACGCGCCGAAACTCCTTTCGCGCGGCAAGAAAGCGTTTGCCTCGACCGCCGAAGGCCCCGAACTGTCGGCCGGGAATGCCGTCGACGGGGATATGGGCACACGCTGGTCGTCGGAGTTCTTCGACCCACAGTGGATATATATAGACCTCGGCAAGCCCCGCGCGATAGAAGCGGTCCGGCTCGAATGGGAGAACGCGTCAGCGAGGGCGTTCAAACTCCAGGTCTCTGACGACGCCAAGAGCTGGAGGACCGTCTACTCGACCGATAACGGGGCAGGGGGGACGGAGGAGATGACCGGCCTGGACGTTACCGGCAGGTATGTGCGCATCTACGGCTCTGAGCGCAGGTCAAAGTACGGCTATTCGCTCTGGGAGTTCGAGGTCTTCGGCAAAGAGCCGCCTTCCATCATGTAAGCGGGCCCCAACCCACAATTTCCTTGACAAAATCCGCGATATCGCTATAATTATCTTATTGAGTGAGCGCTCACTCAATAAAGGATATCATGGCAAACGTAACGGCTGTACATACCGATACAAGGCAGAAGATCATAAACGCGACCTTGCTTGTTACCGCCAAAAACGGTTTCGACAGGGCGACGACCGAGGAGATATCCCGCACCGCAGGCGTCTCCGAAGGCATAATTTACCATTATTTCAGGAGCAAGCAGGAGCTTTACGCAAACATGATAAAGGAGAGGGCCGGTAATTACAGGGAGGCCCTCGCTAAAGAGGTTGCCGGGATAGGGACCCCGAAGAAGAAACTCGACCGCCTCATAGATTTCCATTTCGAGCATTTCACCGGCAAGAAGAGCATATTCCGCGGCACCCTGGACAGGACAAACGATGCCCCGGTAATAAAAGAGTATCTCTTCAGGATCGCGATAGCTCCCTACAGCCGGATGATCGCGGGGATAATCGGCGAAGGCATCAAGGCGGGGGAGTTCGAGGACGTCGATCCGCAAGTCGCGGCATTGAACCTGCTTGGCATGATGCAGCTCCCGGCGATCGTGATGCATTTCGGCCATGCCGAATTTACCGTCCGGGACGCGGTGGATAACGTCAAAAAAATATTCTTCGGAGGAATTCTAAAATGAAAAAACATTTAAAGAGGGGCATCGTTTTACTGGTAGTCATCGTTTTATTTGCGGCGGCGGCCTTCTATATAATGCCGCGGAAGGCGCCGAAGGGCGTCTTCCAGACGACCGGCATCCTCGAGGCGACCGAGGTCAACCTGGCTCCCAAGATATCGGAGCGCGTAAAGGAAGTCCGGTTCCATGAAGGCGATCATGTAAAGGACGGGGATGTCGTGGTTATGCTCGATGACCGGAAAGAAAAAGCCCAGTTCGAGCAGGCCCAGGCCGACCTTGAGGTGGCGAAGGCGAACGCGCTCAACGCGGATGCCAACATAGAAAAGGCCAAGGTGAAGATAGAGGATACCGAGCGGGACCTCGGCAGGTACGGCAAACTTCTCGAGAAGAAACTTGTGGCGCAGAACGATGTCGACAAGGCGAAAACCGCGTACGATACGGCGGTCGCGGACTTAAACGGGATGGTTGCCCAGAAAATACTCGCTGAGGCGACCATAAAACAATCCGAGGCCGCCTTGAAAGTCGCCAAGACTAACCTGGACGATACGGTGATATATTCCACTTTATCCGGGATGGTGGTTTTGAGGGCATTTGAGCCGGGAGAGATGGCTTCGAACGGCGCGACGATCCTGACCATTATCGACCTGTCGGATGTATGGGTGCGCGTAGACGTGGAAGAGACCGCCGTCTCGAAGATAAAACTAGGCGATGCCGCGAAGGTCAAGGTAGATTCGCTCCCCGGCCGCGAGTTTAAGGGGCGTGTCACCGAAATAAACAGCGAAGGCGAGTTCGCGACCCAGCGTGACGTGAAAAGAGGCAGGCAGGACATAAAGACTTTCAGGGTAAAGGTCAAAATAGACGAGCCGGAAGGGCTGTTGAAGCAGGGCATGACTGCTACGGCCACCTTCGGGGGATAAGGACGGAATGGCATACGCGGCGGAAGTAAAAAATATAGTCAAAAAATTCCCGTCGGTCACGGCGGTAGACGATGTCAGCTTCTCCGTCGAAGAGGGCGAGATATTCGGTTTCCTCGGCCCAAACGGCGCCGGCAAGACGACCCTGATAAGGATACTTACCTGCCTGATGAAGCCGACATCGGGCCAGGCGAATATAAGGGGCATCGATGTCGTCAAGCAGCCGTCGCTCGTGAGGCGCAATATCGGCGTCGTCTCGCAGGCGCTTACCAGCGACCTCGACCTGACGGCTTATGAGAACCTGAATATCTACGGGAAATATTTCGATGTGCCGAAGAAAGAGCGCAAACAGAGCATAGATTACCTGCTCGGCAAGGTCGACTTGAAGGACAGGGCTAAGGAGCTCGTCGCGACATATTCCGGAGGCATGAGGCGGCGCCTCGAGATAGCGCGCGGGCTCATACACAAGCCGTATATCCTGTTCCTCGATGAGCCGACGATCGGGCTCGACCCGCAGTCGCGCCGCGTGATATGGGAACTGCTTCAGAAGATACGCAAGGAGACGGGGCTTACGATATTCATCACGACCCATTACATGGACGAGGCCGATATCCTCTGCGACAGGATAGGGATAATCGATTACGGCAAGATCGTGGCCCTGGACTCGCCGGCCAACCTCAAACGGAGCATAGGCGGTTTCGATATAATCGAGGTATCGCTCAGCAACTTCTCGCCTGCCGTCATGGAACAATTGAAGGCGATGAAATTCATCAGGGAGATCTCCGAAAAAGACGAGATGCTCAGGATTTCGGTCGATGACGCGGCAAAATCGATGTCGGTCCTGATCGATGAATTCAAGAAGATGGGCACCACGATCCTCTACCTGGCCATACACGAGCAGTCCCTGGAAGACGTATTTATCCATTATACGGGCAAGACGATAAGGGAGGCCGAGGTCCAAAAGGTGAACTTCTTTATAGGGGCGGGGGCCCCGAGGAAAATGCCGGGAGCCAGGATATGAGAGCGCTGGCTGTGACCGAAAGGGACCTCAAGAGGTTCATACGCAACCCGTTCGTAATAGTAGCGAGCATATTCATGCCTCTTATGTACCTTGTCATAATGGGCAGTTCATTCCAGGGCGAACTCAAGCACCTTCCGGTCCTTCTGGTCGACCAGGATAACGGCCCTTACGCCAGGCGCGTGGTCGAATTGCTGCAGGCGCTCGAGGACGGCCCCCACACTCTCGAGATCACGAGGGAGAACGACCAAAAGAAGGCGGTCGATATGGTAAGGGACGGTTTCTATAAAGGGGTCATAATAATACCGCCGGATTTCAGCAAAAATGTCGTCAAGAACGTGGATCCGCAGGTCGGGCTTCTTCTGGATAACACCGATTCGATATCCGCGGGAAGTATTTCAGGCGTGGTCTCGAGGGCGATGGTTTACCTCAAGTCCGATTATTTGGCGGTCCGCCCGGACAGGTCGAGGCCGCAATTGCGCTCGATAGAGCTCTATAAGAAGATAGACTACGACGCTTCGCTGGTACCGGGCATAATAGTCATGGCGATATTCATGGGAACGACGTTCACCGGGGCATTCAGCCTCGTCATGGATAAGTTCCTCGGCATACACGAAAGTTACCTGTCGACGCCGCTAACGCGGTTCGACCTCGTCGCCGGCACGATAATGAGCGGAGTGCTTATCACGACGATAATGTCGATAATAGTCATGATAGGCGGCCTTTTGATAACCGGGATAAAGCTTGCGGGAGGCATAAGCACTGTCATGCTCCTGCTGGTCACGATGGTGATCACCGCCCTCGGGCTGTTGAGCATGATATTCACGGTCCTGGGACGGGCGGACCATCCGAGGATAGTCGGCGTGCTGGTCGGTTTCCTGAACGTAATATTCTATTTTCCGAGCGGAGCGGTCTATCCGATAGAGAGCCTGCCCAACTGGTTAAGGGCTTTCGCGAAAGTCAATCCCGAGGCATACGCGGTCCACGCTTTTAAGGAACTCATTCTTAAGGGCTCCGGTTTCACGGCGGTCCGGGGCGACCTTATCTTCCTCATGGCATTTATCGTGGTTATGTTATTTTTAGCGACGCTGACATTTAAAAGGACGATGTGATGACGCATATAAGGAAGATCGTTATATTAACAGTATTATTTACGGCTCTGATAACCGGCCGCGTTTATGCCGAGGATATCCCGACCTTGACCCTTGACGACTGCGTCAAGGCCGCGCTCGCGAACAACCCGAAATTAAAGGAAGCTGTCGCCAATGTCGACCTGAATAAGGCCGGGATCGGCTCGGCGAAATCCGCTTACCTGCCGCAGCTCTCCACGACGGGCAGCTACATACATTATGACACCTCGAAGGTAGCCTTCGGATCTTTCGCGCTTTCGGGCAATGTCACTAACGCCTTTCCCGCCGTCGATAAGAGATATGAGGTCTTATCGGAAAACACCTCAGTCAGCCAGCTTATCTGGGATTTCGGGCAGACGCTGAACAGGATCAAGTTCGCCAACGAGACGCTCTCGGCCTCGCAGTATGAGTTCCTTGAGACGCAGGAGAACACGATACTTAACGCCGAGAAGGGGTATTTCGACGCCATGCGAGCGCAGCTCCTGCTTGAGGCGGCGAAAGATAACTTTGAGATGATGAGAGTCCACCTCGGACGCACAGAAGGATTTTTCGAAGTGGGATTCCGGCAGGCCTATGACGTTACGAAGGACGAGGTCAACGTCGCCAACGCGAACCTCGACCTCGTGACCGCGAAGAAGAATTTCGAGATGTCCAAGGTGACGCTCAATAATATAATGGGGAATACCGGCGGGACGGCATACAGGGTGGTCGAGATAGGTGATTTCAAGCCGGACGAGATAAACCTTGAGGAGGCGCTTAAAGCCGCGGCATCGAACAGGGTCGAGCTCTCGAAGCTGCAGGCCAGGGCGCGGGCGGCCCAGGCCGACCTCGCGGCCAAGAAGAAGGGGAATTGGCCGGTAATATCCGTAGGGGGCAGCCACCAGGTCAGCGATACAAGCACGCCCGGCGTCGGCAACGTCCAGAGCTGGAACGCAGGGCCCCAGATCAGTTGGCCGTGGTTCGACGGTTTCAAGACAAAGTCTGAAGTGGAGGCCGCGCAGGCGAACCTTAAGTTAGCCCAGCTCGGGATCCAGGACGAGACATTGAACATAGCCCTTGAGGTCCAGAGCGCGGTGCTTTCGCTCGGGGAATCGAAGGAGCGGATCGTCGCGAC
The genomic region above belongs to Candidatus Omnitrophota bacterium and contains:
- the galT gene encoding galactose-1-phosphate uridylyltransferase, whose amino-acid sequence is MSELRENLATKRWVAIATERAKRSDDFKKGKELPAPRPAYDGKCPFCEGNETPDQTEAFSIRDPGTKPGEKGWKIRVIPNKYPVLVPPQKGAAIEVKRHKSGIYLHMEGVGKHEVVIESPAHNKTIATMTPSEVEAVIKAYHERYLALDWDPAYKQVIIFRNQGAGAGASQLHPHSQIIATAMMPQHMRYALIEAQRYYDELGKCVFCDMIKCELAEKERLVMQNDKFVAFVPYAALLPYEIWILPLKHSTSFADLSPQDTGSLAQILRDILAKLYYGLNNPDYNYCIRSVPHYSACEPYYHWHIQILPRLTTPAGFEIGSGMAVNVTLPEESAKFLREFEIGTP
- a CDS encoding family 16 glycosylhydrolase — protein: MRSATAPVLLFCLLFLPAAEAASGKTVPPKLDGWYLVWHDEFDGDKVDPVKWRVEDAALVKNKELEYYSPGNVYVKDGKLILKSEKKERGGRPYTSGLVETKGRYSFEYGRVEVRAKLPGTKGMWPAHWMMPAKGGWPPEIDIMELVGSKPNVIHMTNHYGEFPRNRYDSKVFTGPDYTKDFHVFALEWEEGELRWYIDGVRHFSVTRNVPRGPFYIILNTAVGGTMPSNPDETTVFPQYHEIDYVRVYMKEIPGTYFLMTSAVNGKIAVEPRLPRYNKGDKVSVAAVPAIGYKFDGWGGDVGLGRDNPAIVLMNRHKTITANFTPDPNAPKLLSRGKKAFASTAEGPELSAGNAVDGDMGTRWSSEFFDPQWIYIDLGKPRAIEAVRLEWENASARAFKLQVSDDAKSWRTVYSTDNGAGGTEEMTGLDVTGRYVRIYGSERRSKYGYSLWEFEVFGKEPPSIM
- a CDS encoding TetR/AcrR family transcriptional regulator, with the protein product MANVTAVHTDTRQKIINATLLVTAKNGFDRATTEEISRTAGVSEGIIYHYFRSKQELYANMIKERAGNYREALAKEVAGIGTPKKKLDRLIDFHFEHFTGKKSIFRGTLDRTNDAPVIKEYLFRIAIAPYSRMIAGIIGEGIKAGEFEDVDPQVAALNLLGMMQLPAIVMHFGHAEFTVRDAVDNVKKIFFGGILK
- a CDS encoding efflux RND transporter periplasmic adaptor subunit, which encodes MKKHLKRGIVLLVVIVLFAAAAFYIMPRKAPKGVFQTTGILEATEVNLAPKISERVKEVRFHEGDHVKDGDVVVMLDDRKEKAQFEQAQADLEVAKANALNADANIEKAKVKIEDTERDLGRYGKLLEKKLVAQNDVDKAKTAYDTAVADLNGMVAQKILAEATIKQSEAALKVAKTNLDDTVIYSTLSGMVVLRAFEPGEMASNGATILTIIDLSDVWVRVDVEETAVSKIKLGDAAKVKVDSLPGREFKGRVTEINSEGEFATQRDVKRGRQDIKTFRVKVKIDEPEGLLKQGMTATATFGG
- a CDS encoding ATP-binding cassette domain-containing protein; protein product: MAYAAEVKNIVKKFPSVTAVDDVSFSVEEGEIFGFLGPNGAGKTTLIRILTCLMKPTSGQANIRGIDVVKQPSLVRRNIGVVSQALTSDLDLTAYENLNIYGKYFDVPKKERKQSIDYLLGKVDLKDRAKELVATYSGGMRRRLEIARGLIHKPYILFLDEPTIGLDPQSRRVIWELLQKIRKETGLTIFITTHYMDEADILCDRIGIIDYGKIVALDSPANLKRSIGGFDIIEVSLSNFSPAVMEQLKAMKFIREISEKDEMLRISVDDAAKSMSVLIDEFKKMGTTILYLAIHEQSLEDVFIHYTGKTIREAEVQKVNFFIGAGAPRKMPGARI
- a CDS encoding ABC transporter permease — its product is MRALAVTERDLKRFIRNPFVIVASIFMPLMYLVIMGSSFQGELKHLPVLLVDQDNGPYARRVVELLQALEDGPHTLEITRENDQKKAVDMVRDGFYKGVIIIPPDFSKNVVKNVDPQVGLLLDNTDSISAGSISGVVSRAMVYLKSDYLAVRPDRSRPQLRSIELYKKIDYDASLVPGIIVMAIFMGTTFTGAFSLVMDKFLGIHESYLSTPLTRFDLVAGTIMSGVLITTIMSIIVMIGGLLITGIKLAGGISTVMLLLVTMVITALGLLSMIFTVLGRADHPRIVGVLVGFLNVIFYFPSGAVYPIESLPNWLRAFAKVNPEAYAVHAFKELILKGSGFTAVRGDLIFLMAFIVVMLFLATLTFKRTM
- a CDS encoding TolC family protein; this encodes MTHIRKIVILTVLFTALITGRVYAEDIPTLTLDDCVKAALANNPKLKEAVANVDLNKAGIGSAKSAYLPQLSTTGSYIHYDTSKVAFGSFALSGNVTNAFPAVDKRYEVLSENTSVSQLIWDFGQTLNRIKFANETLSASQYEFLETQENTILNAEKGYFDAMRAQLLLEAAKDNFEMMRVHLGRTEGFFEVGFRQAYDVTKDEVNVANANLDLVTAKKNFEMSKVTLNNIMGNTGGTAYRVVEIGDFKPDEINLEEALKAAASNRVELSKLQARARAAQADLAAKKKGNWPVISVGGSHQVSDTSTPGVGNVQSWNAGPQISWPWFDGFKTKSEVEAAQANLKLAQLGIQDETLNIALEVQSAVLSLGESKERIVATAKLLQQSKEYLDIANARYEEGLGSIIEVTDAENSVVSARQGHASAIADYLTASASYQKSIGVISQGIVK